The proteins below come from a single Branchiostoma floridae strain S238N-H82 chromosome 5, Bfl_VNyyK, whole genome shotgun sequence genomic window:
- the LOC118416157 gene encoding uncharacterized protein LOC118416157, translating to MALTAKVCLLLLLQLVVSHANAGSWQSCCKVPVAKCGVGDSALDGREYRYDIGAYRYKWTNYPYNSYSYLGPFATVALSQVFQSCQVCSNETRPTQGGPTQNPSLPTARTSIMIVDNDVGELDIKKAEILSQIPCGRDCRLWFVGCNLTEIEGGAFAMLPQVSTLVIWRSNVQALRNGTFAGMDGLKKLLLLENNLTHLEVPQREFSYTSQQLNKTKHAMALKITCGFGRAGVRESKVIGLSEEEKKIKKFGHRDLDQRYKAFKNIYEGGEKNELSFKDFGDSVKHVEKVLNNWSGSCRDEKEQFLEYFSLDNWKKLSAAKKAQHAIVGPCKACQLDHKDFWELYNKQIRCTRIRNALSASLAHVNDANKVQDERSKKRKWAQEVKSKIEAAQMKHNRDVAVAYGISESLNGRRKRRLAEEFETKEEADKRSKKRKILEERGERTPKKRLGTFEAWATFDKEKLKQEVESYEDEADINWTELARKYHIRKHNGEVPSNVGQMLKLWLEKENVNTERFRKQPAATRVRRARVKIGGGTGLTLPKRRTERQISRELSIMIRDGQVPIGEFVVPKTFRKFILNKHTKTIETKTITIEGRKQPLLKVREQLLQSQQPFMRDASNYNQMTKEQLKQRLMELGGYTEEEDTEEAMRQELQRKESTRYLMYWEDGATLANHGYILYLVATIYDAAIHLTDIEYRQKYHLNISVQSKVEQPQIYIIARSSSSDAEQLLYSETRRDDLPSLALPVKSQDGREYNDILRFFKGDNPARQFEIGQQRGGHYPCPCGVNIGGAHSYHECCAVENPAPTLQDRQEFILDGPVTRLKASSSLPNAFDQLTKEEMQDELTYRGAVPYESVDKLSKKELQQEMKRTLQGVKRAPALLQPNPTQNLTELNLQHLEVPACESMHDIYNHIKNILEELPAHVPREIAETIQTVKQTVLGDKDTVRASDMRRLLLILTKQLEQQGKASKEVMELLYSLAEVQRLCYAAADDRTTTTIYRLSNTVFKHHLMMKVCFPGMLTNITNRKLWGQYIHSLRDHTPILYRIAPISSLMAENEERHFATIKRITKSSGNYADEGQLITNVFVKSHFNQDTGAATHQDNQISEMGKLLPQSRTRIPITLLKKYARDAQTHCERVADFMQDGYNIHWHIEDEDVVFHDSPAQDPPSHPPHHFRSSSCKQELQFLQQKWKGCLQDEVPLPLSKIWVYEGQNLARKVTTPFLDTGHLFNQKYHYMAANAVEEPPQTNAEEDQTVDQPDSDEMEDTEDEEVIRMDRLDPEPELEQFEAETEPTWDQADSEQTDTRSPLRAILPSKVPGNIRSGGEIRGQVGSCLSPGSSPVSTPPRTPVQEAERSTGNYHRHSSKHSSFTTPTMTRSVSLPGTSMMTPPATPSIPAENKSREESKWQTKLGSALAVVLGDLPVVKQADKMKAKMKMAPKSHWVKEEYNTCVAQVSCHLSRHLDEARKKYAAWEKHFLVDIGRVPTVSDARNDPEASALEKRIRYAEHLLRHFGVHLYRS from the exons ATGGCGCTGACGGCAAAAGTGTGTTTGTTGCTGCTCTTGCAGCTCGTAGTGTCACATGCAAACGCAGGTAGCTGGCAGAGCTGTTGTAAGGTGCCTGTGGCAAAGTGTGGTGTAGGTGACAGTGCATTGGATGGTCGCGAGTACCGGTATGACATTGGAGCGTACCGGTACAAGTGGACCAACTACCCATATAACTCATACAGCTACCTCGGCCCCTTTGCAACCGTTGCATTGAGTCAGGTGTTCCAATCATGCCAGGTCTGCTCAAATGAAACAAGGCCTACCCAGGGGGGTCCCACTCAGAACCCTTCCCTGCCTACCGCCAGAACCAGCATCATGATCGTTGACAACGACGTCGGTGAGCTTGACATCAAAAAGGCAGAAATCCTCTCTCAGATCCCGTGTGGTAGAGATTGCAGGCTGTGGTTTGTGGGTTGTAACCTAACGGAGATAGAGGGAGGGGCGTTTGCTATGTTGCCACAGGTGTCCACCCTGGTCATCTGGCGGAGCAATGTCCAGGCTCTGAGGAACGGCACGTTTGCTGGGATGGACGGTCTCAAAAAGCTGCTGTTGTTGGAGAACAACCTGACACATCTGGAG GTTCCCCAGAGAgaattttcatatacatctcaACAGCTCAACAAAACCAAACATGCCATGGCTCTGAAGATTACCTGTGGATTTGGCCGTGCTGGTGTTCGCGAGAGCAAAGTTATAGGCTTGTctgaagaagagaaaaaaatcaagaagtTTGGCCACAGGGATCTTGACCAACGATACAAGGCTTTCAAGAATATCTATGAAGGAGGAGAAAAGAATGAACTGAGTTTCAAAGACTTTGGTGACAGTGTAAAACATGTTGAAAAGGTTCTGAACAACTGGTCAGGAAGCTGCCGTGATGAGAAGGAACAGTTTTTAGAGTATTTCAGTCTAGACAACTGGAAGAAGCTGAGTGCAGCAAAGAAAGCACAACATGCCATTGTAGGCCCATGCAAAGCATGCCAGTTGGATCACAAGGACTTCTGGGAACTCTACAATAAGCAGATAAGGTGTACAAGGATACGTAATGCACTAAGTGCCAGTTTAGCACACGTTAATGATGCAAACAAAGTACAAGATGAAAGGTCTAAAAAGCGAAAGTGGGCGCAAGAAGTCAAGTCTAAGATTGAAGCAGCACAGATGAAGCACAACAGAGATGTTGCGGTGGCTTATGGGATTAGTGAATCCCTCAACGGCCGAAGGAAAAGAAGGTTGGCAGAGGAGTTTGAGACAAAAGAGGAGGCAGACAAACGCAGCAAAAAAAGGAAGATTCTTGAAGAACGGGGTGAGAGGACACCCAAGAAGAGGTTAGGGACATTTGAAGCCTGGGCCACATTTGACAAAGAGAAGCTGAAGCAAGAAGTGGAAAGTTACGAGGATGAGGCGGACATAAACTGGACAGAGCTGGCAAGGAAGTACCACATTAGGAAACATAATGGAGAAGTGCCTTCCAATGTTGGTCAAATGTTGAAGCTCTGGCTAGAAAAGGAAAACGTCAACACCGAGAGATTCAGGAAGCAACCTGCAGCAACACGTGTCCGCAGAGCAAGAGTGAAGATAGGTGGGGGTACCGGCCTTACCCTCCCCAAGAGGCGCACAGAGAGACAGATAAGTAGGGAGCTGTCCATAATGATCAGAGATGGACAAGTTCCGATTGGTGAGTTTGTTGTTCCGAAGACATTCCGAAAGTTCATtctaaacaaacacaccaaaacaatCGAGACCAAAACTATCACCATAGAAGGAAGAAAACAGCCACTACTTAAAGTCAGGGAGCAACTTCTGCAGTCGCAGCAGCCATTCATGAGGGATGCAAGCAACTACAACCAAATGACAAAAGAACAGTTGAAACAACGCCTGATGGAGCTAGGGGGGTATACAGAAGAGGAGGATACAGAAGAAGCCATGAGACAGGAGTTGCAACGTAAAGAGAGTACAAGATATCTGATGTATTGGGAGGACGGGGCAACCCTTGCCAACCATGGCTACATCTTGTACCTGGTTGCAACCATCTATGATGCAGCAATACACCTTACAGATATAGAATACCGCCAGAAGTACCACCTAAACATCTCTGTCCAGTCCAAAGTTGAACAGCCACAAATCTACATCATTGCCAGAAGCAGCAGCTCTGACGCAGAACAGCTGCTGTATTCTGAGACACGAAGAGATGACCTGCCATCTCTTGCTCTCCCTGTGAAGTCACAAGATGGAAGGGAGTACAACGACATCCTGCGATTTTTCAAGGGGGACAATCCTGCTCGTCAGTTTGAGATAGGTCAACAGAGAGGAGGACACTACCCTTGTCCTTGTGGTGTAAACATTGGAGGAGCCCACAGCTACCATGAGTGCTGTGCCGTTGAGAACCCTGCGCCAACTCTGCAAGACAGACAAGAATTTATTCTTGATGGGCCAGTGACACGCCTAAAGGCGTCTTCCTCCCTTCCAAACGCCTTCGACCAACTGACAAAAGAAGAGATGCAAGACGAACTAACATACAGAGGAGCAGTGCCATATGAGTCGGTTGATAAGCTATCCAAGAAAGAGCTGCAGCAGGAAATGAAGAGGACACTACAAGGGGTCAAGAGAGCTCCAGCACTGCTTCAGCCCAACCCCACACAGAACCTTACAGAACTCAACCTCCAACACCTGGAAGTTCCCGCATGCGAAAGCATGCATGACATCTACAATCACATAAAGAACATCCTAGAAGAACTGCCAGCACATGTGCCAAGAGAAATTGCAGAGACAATTCAAACTGTAAAGCAGACAGTCCTGGGAGATAAGGACACTGTCAGAGCCAGCGACATGCGCAGACTCCTGCTTATACTGACAAAACAGCTCGAACAACAAGGTAAAGCAAGCAAGGAGGTAATGGAGCTCCTGTACAGCCTAGCTGAAGTTCAACGGCTCTGCTATGCAGCTGCAGATGATCGAACCACCACCACCATCTACCGCCTGTCAAACACGGTCTTCAAACACCATCTCATGATGAAGGTATGTTTCCCTGGGATGCTGACAAACATCACAAACAGAAAGCTCTGGGGACAGTACATACATTCTTTAAGAGACCATACCCCGATCTTATATAGGATTGCACCAATCAGCTCCCTGATGgcagaaaatgaggagagaCACTTTGCAACAATCAAGCGCATCACGAAGTCTTCTGGAAACTATGCTGACGAAGGTCAACTCATCACCAACGTCTTTGTGAAGTCCCACTTCAACCAAGATACAGGAGCAGCTACCCACCAGGACAATCAGATATCGGAGATGGGAAAACTGCTGCCCCAGTCGAGAACCCGTATCCCCATCACCCTGTTAAAGAAGTATGCACGAGATGCTCAGACACACTGTGAGCGTGTGGCTGATTTCATGCAAGATGGATACAACATTCACTGGCACATAGAAGATGAAGATGTCGTCTTCCATGATTCACCAGCACAGGACCCACCCTCTCACCCCCCTCATCACTTCAGATCCTCATCTTGCAAGCAGGAGCTCCAATTCCTTCAGCAGAAATGGAAAGGATGTCTTCAGGATGAGGTACCCTTGCCACTCAGCAAGATCTGGGTCTACGAAGGCCAGAACTTGGCAAGGAAAGTCACAACCCCATTTCTGGACACAGGACATCTCTTCAACCAGAAATATCACTACATGGCGGCCAACGCAGTAGAAGAACCCCCGCAGACCAATGCAGAAGAAGATCAGACAGTGGATCAACCTGACAGTGATGAAATGGAGGATACAGAGGATGAAGAGGTCATCAGGATGGACCGTCTAGATCCCGAACCAGAGCTTGAGCAGTTCGAAGCTGAGACTGAACCCACCTG GGACCAAGCTGACAGTGAACAGACTGACACCAGATCTCCACTTCGGGCCATCCTTCCCAGCAAGGTTCCTGGCAACATCAGATCTGGAGGAGAGATAAG GGGACAAGTAGGCAGCTGTTTGTCACCAGGAAGCAGCCCTGTCTCCACACCTCCCAGAACACCAGTGCAGGAAGCAGAGCGCTCCACTGGCAACTATCATAGACATAG TTCCAAGCACAGCAGCTTCACCACACCAACTATGACAAGAAGTGTGAGCCTTCCAGGTACCAGCATGATGACCCCACCGGCTACTCCAAGTATTCCTGCCGAGAACAAAAGCAG GGAAGAGTCAAAATGGCAGACCAAGTTGGGTTCTGCACTGGCAGTTGTGCTGGGGGATCTGCCTGTGGTGAAGCAGGCAGACAAGATGAAGGCCAAGATGAAGATGGCACCAAAGAGCCATTGGGTCAAGGAGGAATACAACACTTGTGTAGCGCAAGTATCTTGTCATCTTAGTAGGCATCTAGACGAAGCTAGGAAAAAATATGCCGCTTGGGAAAAACACTTTCTTGTTGACATAGGTAGAGTGCCAACTGTGTCAGATGCCCGTAATGATCCGGAGGCTTCGGCACTGGAAAAGAGAATCCGATATGCAGAGCATCTCTTGCGGCATTTTGGAGTACACTTGTACAGGTCATAA
- the LOC118416798 gene encoding galactosylceramide sulfotransferase-like: MFLRFGYEHDLITALPRIKGAALIGHMGKIGDNAYLHPPGGKRWNLFAHHAIYNRTRFQELMASNTRYITILREPIQRLQSAFRYFDLGSKFPGLQEKTPKGTPDVITYLKDPAYWDKKFKVPKTLKKEEHYCFRNCMARDLGLQESDYEKHTAVQEFVQGIENDFSMVLILERLPESLVLLKRRMCWTLYSILYTMGVHTRRQRYKRHIPITAAMKSAFYKHNYADAMLYTRFNDSFHKQISQEGDDFYGEVKHFMRVNNAVSRYCKKKKRKSNFKENMTVDQSRWNEAFTVDITLCRIYGKKRLYFDIMLRRAYNEK; encoded by the exons ATGTTCCTACGGTTTGGTTATGAGCATGATCTAATCACTGCCCTCCCACGGATAAAAGGCGCTGCTCTCATTGGCCATATGGGAAAGATAGG AGATAATGCCTACCTTCATCCCCCTGGCGGAAAACGCTGGAACCTCTTCGCCCACCACGCCATATACAACAGAACACGCTTTCAGGAGCTTATGGCTTCCAATACAAG gTACATAACCATTCTACGAGAACCAATACAACGGCTGCAGTCTGCCTTCAGGTATTTTGACCTTGGATCGAAGTTCCCTGGACTTCAGGAGAAAACGCCCAAAGGAACACCTGACGTCATAACCTACCTTAAAGACCCCGCTTACTGGgataaaaaattcaaggtaCCCAAAACGCTAAAGAAAGAGGAACACTACTGCTTCAGAAACTGCATGGCGCGTGACTTGGGACTCCAAGAGAGCGATTACGAAAAACACACCGCCGTTCAAGAGTTTGTACAAGGGATCGAAAACGATTTCTCGATGGTCCTGATCTTAGAACGCCTGCCAGAATCTTTGGTACTGCTGAAACGACGCATGTGTTGGACACTATACAGCATTCTCTACACAATGGGGGTTCACACAAGAAGACAGAGGTATAAACGTCATATACCCATCACTGCCGCAATGAAAAGCGCCTTCTACAAGCACAACTATGCCGATGCAATGTTATACACTCGTTTTAACGACTCCTTCCACAAGCAGATCAGCCAAGAGGGTGACGACTTTTATGGAGAGGTGAAACATTTTATGCGCGTCAACAATGCAGTTTCAAGGtactgcaaaaaaaagaaaaggaaatcaaattttaaagaaaatatgacAGTAGACCAAAGCAGGTGGAACGAAGCTTTTACTGTTGATATAACACTCTGTAGGATATATGGAAAAAAGAGACTGTATTTCGACATAATGTTACGACGAGCCTATAACGAGAAGTGA
- the LOC118416800 gene encoding galactosylceramide sulfotransferase-like: MQCIRLSPALFFFIVLVTSVYYYYIQKQLGDHQATQAIPRVIDTNLTQRDIQARPWNTTRIGQVPVSVPPKAKQQELMEIGNPLFSSDVSEPSTSKSKRTNDTCEPHYNVAFLKVHKSGSTTVSYVLFRLGLYRDLIVALPSKTECDIIGHFGIIRDDDFERLPSGKRWNIFAHHAIYNRTRFHQLMAPNTRYVTILRQPLERLQSAFHYFKLQTRFPGMENETANGTAHVTTYLKNPSFWDPRFKPPDSEIDRENFCFRNCMARDLGLLRRDYDNSTAVREFVHGIENDFTTVMIMEYLPASLVLLKRRMCWTLYDIIYNTHQSKKSKYTLQADITKTMEENFNKHNYADVVLYDHFKKLLYKQIKQEGADFLEEVKYFERVNDQVSRFCAMNKISKWTLRRKMPIEESKWNDAFVVDRSFCLQLYFLRPHWDYVSWLKYYLRPSTGQKRNRMLKYCGSPIKRSRADVQIVKEYIRG; the protein is encoded by the exons ATGCAGTGCATCCGATTGTCTCCCGCGCTCTTCTTCTTCATTGTGCTCGTGACATctgtctactactactacatccAG AAACAGTTGGGTGATCACCAAGCAACTCAAGCCATTCCGAGAGTCATAGATACCAACCTAACTCAGAGGGACATACAGGCGAGACCGTGGAATACGACTAGGATTGGTCAG GTTCCGGTGAGTGTCCCACCTAAAGCCAAGCAGCAGGAACTCATGGAGATAGGGAATCCTCTGTTTAGCTCTGATGTATCAGAACCGTCGACGTCGAAAAGCAA AAGAACGAATGACACATGTGAGCCACATTACAACGTGGCCTTTCTGAAGGTTCACAAGAGCGGGTCCACTACGGTTTCCTACGTGCTCTTCAGGCTCGGTCTCTATCGCGACTTGATTGTTGCTCTGCCGTCTAAAACAGAATGTGACATCATAGGGCACTTTGGAATCATACG AGATGACGACTTCGAACGTCTCCCTAGCGGAAAACGCTGGAACATCTTCGCCCACCACGCCATATACAACAGAACACGCTTTCACCAGCTGATGGCTCCAAATACAAG GTATGTTACCATTTTGAGACAGCCTTTAGAGCGCCTTCAGTCTGCTTTCCACTACTTCAAGCTTCAAACCAGATTTCCTGGGATGGAGAATGAAACGGCCAATGGAACAGCTCACGTCACAACCTACCTAAAGAACCCTAGTTTCTGGGACCCGCGTTTCAAGCCACCCGACAGCGAGATAGACAGAGAGAACTTCTGCTTTAGGAACTGTATGGCGCGTGATTTGGGACTTTTACGGAGGGACTATGACAACTCCACCGCCGTTAGAGAGTTCGTACACGGTATCGAAAACGATTTTACCACGGTGATGATCATGGAATACCTTCCGGCTTCCTTAGTCCTACTAAAACGACGCATGTGTTGGACTCTCTACGACATCATTTACAACACGCATCAAAGCAAGAAGTCAaagtatactctccaagcagacatcaCAAAAACGATGGAAGAAAACTTCAACAAGCACAACTATGCGGATGTCGTGCTCTACGATCATTTCAAAAAGCTACTTTACAAACAGATAAAACAAGAAGGCGCTGACTTTTTAGAAGAGGTGAAGTATTTTGAACGCGTCAACGACCAAGTTTCTCGTTTCTGTGCCATGAATAAGATTTCTAAATGGACACTACGGAGGAAAATGCCAATCGAAGAGAGCAAATGGAACGACGCTTTCGTTGTTGACAGATCATTTTGTTTACAACTTTACTTCCTGAGGCCGCACTGGGATTATGTATCGTGGTTGAAATATTATCTACGGCCTAGCACAGgacaaaaaagaaacagaatGTTGAAGTATTGTGGATCACCCATAAAACGGTCAAGAGCAGATGTTCAAATAGTAAAAGAGTATATACGCGGGTGA